Proteins found in one Megachile rotundata isolate GNS110a chromosome 14, iyMegRotu1, whole genome shotgun sequence genomic segment:
- the LOC100875588 gene encoding glycerol kinase 5 isoform X2 yields the protein MKYIGALDVGTTSVRFHIIDEQINTVASFVDKIQLLYPSPGHVEIDPDELWKTIVNVIKNALKNSGVKPESIACLGISTQRGSFTTWNLKDGKHYHNFITWKDVRADSMVKEWNSSMTMKGLRLVSQCLYTLTRRKRFLAASVFKFMNTQMTLRLLWVLQHVPGLQEATNNGNAVFGGVDCWLLYKLTGKHVTDVSSASATGLFDPFTMSWSGLMINLLKLPHNIFPEVLDTTGNFGVTFKEIFDVEIPILCSMADQSASLFGSAAIRPGLYPIVGWRIKDELVYAAEGASNDTGVLIEWAKQIGIINHADEAASIASSVNHSDGVCFVPAFSGLQAPINDYTAATGFIGIKPTTQRAHIVRSLLESIVYRILLLYESLCEETSFTYSRIRVDGGVSKNNFILQLLADLTGLQVERATNIEMSILGVAFLAGLQCGIWENKEEILKLRKTETIFEPNEENRLRYQPIIAEWKRALQRLRQWY from the exons ATGAAGTATATTGGAGCTCTAGATGTTGGGACCACCTCCGTGCGATTTCACATCATCGACGAACAAATTAACACTGTCGCTTCTTTTGTTGATAAG ATCCAACTACTGTACCCAAGTCCCGGCCACGTGGAGATCGACCCCGACGAATTATGGAAGACCATAGTGAACGTAATCAAGAACGCGTTGAAAA ATAGCGGAGTGAAGCCAGAATCAATTGCTTGTCTCGGGATATCGACGCAGCGAGGCAGCTTTACGACATGGAATTTGAAAGACGGAAAACACTATCACAA TTTTATAACATGGAAAGACGTGCGAGCCGATTCCATGGTGAAAGAATGGAACTCCTCGATGACCATGAAGGGGCTGCGACTGGTATCGCAATGTTTGTACACCCTCACCAGAAGAAAGCGATTTCTGGCGGCTAGtgtttttaaattcatgaacACACAG ATGACTCTGAGGTTATTATGGGTGTTACAACACGTGCCAGGTTTGCAAGAGGCAACGAATAACGGAAATGCTGTTTTCGGAGGCGTTGATTGCTGGCTTTTGTATAAACTCACCG GGAAACACGTGACAGACGTATCCAGCGCATCGGCCACAGGACTTTTTGACCCGTTCACGATGAGTTGGTCCGGCTTGATGATAAACTTGTTGAAACTTCCGCACAATATCTTTCCGGAAGTGCTGGACACGACAGGAAACTTCGGTGTCACTTTCAAAGAGATATTTGATGTTGAAATTCCTATACTTTGCTCA ATGGCAGATCAATCAGCCTCCCTGTTCGGCTCGGCGGCCATTCGACCAG GATTATATCCAATAGTAGGCTGGCGAATCAAGGATGAGCTAGTGTACGCAGCAGAAGGTGCATCGAATGATACAGGAGTTCTTATAGAATGGGCAAAACAAATAG GTATTATTAATCATGCGGATGAAGCGGCCAGCATTGCGAGCTCGGTAAATCATTCTGATGGAGTGTGTTTTGTTCCTGCATTTAGTGGACTGCAG gcgCCAATTAACGACTACACTGCTGCAACAGGCTTCATAGGAATAAAACCAACGACCCAGAGGGCACACATTGTTCGATCGTTACTGGAAAGTATCGTCTACAGGATATTGCTCCTTTATGAATCCTTGTGCGAAGAAACAAGCTTCACATACAGCAGAATACG AGTCGACGGTGGAGTGTCAAAGAATAATTTCATATTACAATTATTGGCCGATTTAACAGGCCTTCAGGTGGAACGCGCCACAAACATAGAAATGTCTATATTGGGAGTAGCTTTCCTAGCTGGTTTACAATGCG gaatttgggagaacaAAGAAGAGATCTTGAAGCTTCGAAAAACGGAGACAATATTCGAACCAAACGAGGAGAACAGATTACGATATCAGCCGATAATTGCAGAATGGAAACGAGCCTTGCAAAGACTACGCCAGTGGTACTAA
- the LOC100875588 gene encoding glycerol kinase 5 isoform X1 has protein sequence MKYIGALDVGTTSVRFHIIDEQINTVASFVDKIQLLYPSPGHVEIDPDELWKTIVNVIKNALKNSGVKPESIACLGISTQRGSFTTWNLKDGKHYHNFITWKDVRADSMVKEWNSSMTMKGLRLVSQCLYTLTRRKRFLAASVFKFMNTQMTLRLLWVLQHVPGLQEATNNGNAVFGGVDCWLLYKLTGKHVTDVSSASATGLFDPFTMSWSGLMINLLKLPHNIFPEVLDTTGNFGVTFKEIFDVEIPILCSMADQSASLFGSAAIRPGDLKITMGTGTFMNVNTGTKPHASISGLYPIVGWRIKDELVYAAEGASNDTGVLIEWAKQIGIINHADEAASIASSVNHSDGVCFVPAFSGLQAPINDYTAATGFIGIKPTTQRAHIVRSLLESIVYRILLLYESLCEETSFTYSRIRVDGGVSKNNFILQLLADLTGLQVERATNIEMSILGVAFLAGLQCGIWENKEEILKLRKTETIFEPNEENRLRYQPIIAEWKRALQRLRQWY, from the exons ATGAAGTATATTGGAGCTCTAGATGTTGGGACCACCTCCGTGCGATTTCACATCATCGACGAACAAATTAACACTGTCGCTTCTTTTGTTGATAAG ATCCAACTACTGTACCCAAGTCCCGGCCACGTGGAGATCGACCCCGACGAATTATGGAAGACCATAGTGAACGTAATCAAGAACGCGTTGAAAA ATAGCGGAGTGAAGCCAGAATCAATTGCTTGTCTCGGGATATCGACGCAGCGAGGCAGCTTTACGACATGGAATTTGAAAGACGGAAAACACTATCACAA TTTTATAACATGGAAAGACGTGCGAGCCGATTCCATGGTGAAAGAATGGAACTCCTCGATGACCATGAAGGGGCTGCGACTGGTATCGCAATGTTTGTACACCCTCACCAGAAGAAAGCGATTTCTGGCGGCTAGtgtttttaaattcatgaacACACAG ATGACTCTGAGGTTATTATGGGTGTTACAACACGTGCCAGGTTTGCAAGAGGCAACGAATAACGGAAATGCTGTTTTCGGAGGCGTTGATTGCTGGCTTTTGTATAAACTCACCG GGAAACACGTGACAGACGTATCCAGCGCATCGGCCACAGGACTTTTTGACCCGTTCACGATGAGTTGGTCCGGCTTGATGATAAACTTGTTGAAACTTCCGCACAATATCTTTCCGGAAGTGCTGGACACGACAGGAAACTTCGGTGTCACTTTCAAAGAGATATTTGATGTTGAAATTCCTATACTTTGCTCA ATGGCAGATCAATCAGCCTCCCTGTTCGGCTCGGCGGCCATTCGACCAGGTGATTTGAAAATAACTATGGGAACGGGCACGTTTATGAACGTTAACACGGGTACTAAACCCCATGCGTCTATCTCAG GATTATATCCAATAGTAGGCTGGCGAATCAAGGATGAGCTAGTGTACGCAGCAGAAGGTGCATCGAATGATACAGGAGTTCTTATAGAATGGGCAAAACAAATAG GTATTATTAATCATGCGGATGAAGCGGCCAGCATTGCGAGCTCGGTAAATCATTCTGATGGAGTGTGTTTTGTTCCTGCATTTAGTGGACTGCAG gcgCCAATTAACGACTACACTGCTGCAACAGGCTTCATAGGAATAAAACCAACGACCCAGAGGGCACACATTGTTCGATCGTTACTGGAAAGTATCGTCTACAGGATATTGCTCCTTTATGAATCCTTGTGCGAAGAAACAAGCTTCACATACAGCAGAATACG AGTCGACGGTGGAGTGTCAAAGAATAATTTCATATTACAATTATTGGCCGATTTAACAGGCCTTCAGGTGGAACGCGCCACAAACATAGAAATGTCTATATTGGGAGTAGCTTTCCTAGCTGGTTTACAATGCG gaatttgggagaacaAAGAAGAGATCTTGAAGCTTCGAAAAACGGAGACAATATTCGAACCAAACGAGGAGAACAGATTACGATATCAGCCGATAATTGCAGAATGGAAACGAGCCTTGCAAAGACTACGCCAGTGGTACTAA
- the nAChRa9 gene encoding nicotinic acetylcholine receptor alpha9 subunit, with protein sequence MRISTVLGLFVIFFHDGSECIRPEIDLFHDACKNYFNPPPMLNLKRHLFCQYDRTIRPTHSQLIVNNVTMKMLPKMLEFDEWNSRLTLHSWISLTWTDSHLNWEPHDFDGINFIHVKSDEIWVPDLSVYNSGDLAIDQTGIPPTTCLIFSTGSVSCVPSLRHTAKCATNFASWPYDTHQCRINFGSWSHSGEEVNFNLDKKPYDIGGFMNNSQWDFKVLDAYKLLKKYKCCPNDTYPIIVYEFSVRRHHGMLHTTYVTPAIAMMLLTLTVLWLDSRSTERMAVAGVNLICHMLCIFDLHWQLPHNGTNPPNILLYYRDSLVLAVFALLLTALLRKMQEMSIDVPNWISSTTTFVLSNRAGRFLILADDDSKLSASILERDAEENSDLPKSEARSKDSSWRHFAAIIEWLSFFAVIIAYIVILTTLVPAT encoded by the exons ATGAGAATATCCACGGTGCTCGGTCTTTTCGTCATCTTCTTCCATGATGGTTCTG AATGTATCAGGCCGGAGATCGATTTGTTCCACGACGCgtgcaaaaattatttcaatccgCCACCTATGCTTAACCTGAAGAGGCATCTTTTTTGTCAGTACGATCGCACTATTCGACCAACTCATTCTCAGCTAATCGTCAACAATGTCACCATGAAGATGCTACCCAAAATGCTGGAATTT GATGAGTGGAACAGCAGATTGACATTGCACAGTTGGATTTCTCTT ACGTGGACCGACTCTCATCTCAATTGGGAACCACATGATTTCGATGGGATCAATTTTATTCACGTAAAAAGCGATGAGATATGGGTGCCTGACTTGTCGGTTTACAACTC GGGAGACTTAGCGATCGATCAGACAGGGATACCACCGACCACTTGTCTGATCTTCAGTACCGGATCAGTCAGTTGCGTTCCGTCTTTGAGACACACTGCCAAATGCGCGACGAATTTCGCTTCATGGCCCTACGACACTCATCAGTGTCGAATAAATTTCGGCTCGTGGTCTCACTCTGGCGAGGAAGTGAATTTCAATTTAGACAAGAAGCCA TATGATATAGGAGGTTTCATGAACAATAGTCAATGGGATTTCAAAGTGTTGGACGCGTACAAACTTCTGAAGAAGTACAAGTGTTGTCCGAACGACACGTACCCCATAATCGTGTATGAGTTTTCTGTACGTCGACATCATGGGATGTTACATACTACGTATGTTACTCCTGCTATAG CTATGATGCTTCTAACATTGACGGTTCTTTGGTTGGATTCGAGATCGACGGAGAGAATGGCGGTCGCTGGTGTGAATTTAATTTGCCACATGCTCTGCATATTTGATTTGCATTGGCAGTTACCGCATAATGGTACCAATCCACCTAATATAT TACTGTATTATCGAGATTCACTAGTCCTAGCAGTATTCGCGTTACTCTTAACCGCGCTACTTCGCAAAATGCAAGAGATGAGCATCGACGTTCCAAACTGGATCTCCTCAACAACAACATTCGTGCTAAGCAACCGAGCAGGACGTTTCCTCATTCTCGCAGACGATGACTCGAAATTATCCGCGAGTATACTCGAACGAGACGCCGAAGAGAACTCTGATCTACCAAAGTCAGAGGCTAGATCCAAAGACTCCTCGTGGAGACACTTCGCAGCCATCATCGAGTGGTTATCGTTCTTCGCTGTGATTATTGCTTACATCGTCATCTTAACCACTCTTGTACCAGCCACTTGA
- the nAChRb2 gene encoding nicotinic acetylcholine receptor beta2 subunit — translation MRNILLALFVILLQDHQASGFVEDLLLSMSCKEIIDNSPLQQLKENLFCYYDEQVRPVENHRNVTVVDFGITMQHFQVDEFSHTVDFHVWARMMWKDPSLAWTPSQYSGIEWLQVMSYDIWVPDITLHSVSNIDIDMEMPRVICYLHHIGSVICVPSVVYTTYCESEHTWWPYDLMKCSLHIASWSHSSDEIKLRSLQLSKEGLLTQDTYDLNLEWQLVNMSETSHMYQSKFDVDFSSNMITYDIILQRYASMYTASFMTAILVLTAMTLMTLWLDPKSTERMVVANCNFVLHLLCLQDLQWKLPHNGTNPPKLLLFYENSLVLATFSLILTSLLRHMQELNTDAPVWLSSTTATILKSRVGQIFLVSILDPKVSATMEMNADDNTNLVSYDKKESTWKYTSILIGWLAFFAVLFTYVIMIAVFLPTNSRGRSVWDH, via the exons ATGAGAAATATTCTTCTCGCGTTATTCGTAATCCTCCTGCAGGACCATCAGGCTAGTGGGTTCGTTGAGGATCTGCTTCTATCTATGTCCTGCAAGGAGATTATCGACAATTCTCCGTTGCAACAGTTAAAAGAGAATCTGTTCTGTTACTACGACGAACAAGTTAGACCTGTTGAAAATCATAGGAACGTTACTGTCGTTGATTTTGGAATCACCATGCAACATTTCCAAGTC GATGAATTCTCACACACGGTTGACTTTCACGTTTGGGCCAGAATG ATGTGGAAAGATCCAAGTCTTGCATGGACACCATCGCAATATAGTGGTATAGAATGGCTTCAAGTGATGAGCTACGACATTTGGGTACCAGACATAACGTTGCATAGTGT GTCAAACATCGACATCGATATGGAGATGCCACGGGTTATATGTTACTTGCATCATATTGGTAGTGTAATCTGTGTGCCATCGGTGGTGTACACAACGTATTGCGAGTCAGAACACACATGGTGGCCTTACGATTTAATGAAATGTAGTTTGCACATTGCCTCCTGGTCTCATTCCTCTGACGAGATCAAGTTACGTTCTCTGCAGCTCAGTAAAGAAGGTCTA CTAACCCAGGATACTTACGACTTAAATTTGGAATGGCAATTAGTGAACATGTCCGAAACGAGCCATATGTATCAATCAAAATTCGACGTGGACTTCTCTAGTAATATGATAACGTATGATATTATCTTGCAAAGATATGCTTCGATGTACACTGCTTCTTTCATGACAGCGATTTTAG TATTAACAGCGATGACGTTGATGACGTTGTGGTTGGACCCAAAATCCACTGAACGTATGGTAGTTGCGAATTGCAATTTCGTTTTGCATTTATTGTGTTTGCAAGATTTGCAATGGAAACTTCCTCACAATGGGACTAATCCTCCCAAATTAC TTCTCTTTTACGAGAATTCGTTAGTTCTGGCTACGTTCTCGTTGATCCTCACCAGCCTTCTTCGTCATATGCAAGAGCTCAATACCGATGCACCTGTGTGGTTATCATCGACTACCGCTACGATTTTAAAAAGCAGAGTAGGCCAGATATTTTTAGTGAGTATCTTGGACCCAAAAGTATCGGCCACAATGGAAATGAACGCCGACGATAACACGAATCTCGTGTCCTATGATAAGAAAGAATCCACTTGGAAGTATACCTCCATTTTGATCGGATGGTTAGCGTTCTTCGCCGTATTGTTCACTTATGTGATCATGATCGCTGTTTTTCTGCCGACAAATAGCAGAGGCAGAAGTGTTTGGGACCATTAA
- the LOC100875776 gene encoding neuralized-like protein 2 isoform X1 yields the protein MTEKFRKIVTRFHPTHGENIVLREDSTVAYRTASYANSVAFSEKPLQPGEIFLVEIEKTEGGWSGHMRLGLTLIDPASMSNSLPEFTIPDLVRLGNTWIFAITRSHTIWDSFEGYGEGIPSGEKKLITDGVNVQTSRGVIPFSALRPNIIDPSQYILPTDAGSRIGIMYVPQAGSDKAEIHFIINGEDQGVCGKDIPYKAGPLYAVVDVYGTTKQVRIVQLYGAVSTLQSACRDAILQYTKRNAVDSLPLPRVLKDYLLYQSQ from the exons ATGACCGAGAAATTCAGGAAGATAGTTACTAGATTCCACCCGACTCACGGGGAGAACATTGTGCTTCGTGAAGACAGTACAGTGGCATATCGTACTGCAAGCTACGCAAACTCAGTGGCTTTCAGCGAAAAACCATTGCAGCCAGGTGAGATATTCCTGGTGGAGATTGAAAAGACTGAAGGAGGATGGAGCGGACACATGCGACTGGGACTTACTCTTATAGATCCTGCTTCCATGAGCAATAGTCTGCCAGAATTTACTATACCTGATCTTGTCAGATTGGGGAACACATGGATATTTGCTATTACCAGGAGTCACACTATATGGGATAGCTTTGAAGGCTATG GTGAAGGAATACCGTCAGGAGAAAAGAAACTAATCACAGATGGGGTCAATGTGCAAACTTCTCGTGGAGTTATACCATTCAGTGCTCTTAGACCAAATATAATTGATCCTTCCCAGTACATTTTACCTACTGATGCTGGTAGTCGTATTGGGATCATGTATGTGCCACAGGCTGGCTCGGACAAGGCTGAGATACACTTCATAATAAATGGGGAAGATCAAGGTGTGTGTGGGAAAGACATACCTTACAAGGCAGGACCTTTATACGCAGTAGTTGATGTATATGGTACTACAAAACAAGTCAGAATAGTGCAGTTATATGGTG CAGTATCTACCCTACAAAGTGCCTGCCGTGATGCTATACTACAGTATACCAAAAGGAATGCAGTTGATTCGCTTCCACTTCCACGGGTTCTAAAAGATTATTTACTGTATCAGTCACAGTAA
- the LOC100875776 gene encoding neuralized-like protein 2 isoform X2, protein MTEKFRKIVTRFHPTHGENIVLREDSTVAYRTASYANSVAFSEKPLQPGEIFLVEIEKTEGGWSGHMRLGLTLIDPASMSNSLPEFTIPDLVRLGNTWIFAITRSHTIWDSFEGYGEGIPSGEKKLITDGVNVQTSRGVIPFSALRPNIIDPSQYILPTDAGSRIGIMYVPQAGSDKAEIHFIINGEDQGVCGKDIPYKAGPLYAVVDVYGTTKQVRIVQLYGVSTLQSACRDAILQYTKRNAVDSLPLPRVLKDYLLYQSQ, encoded by the exons ATGACCGAGAAATTCAGGAAGATAGTTACTAGATTCCACCCGACTCACGGGGAGAACATTGTGCTTCGTGAAGACAGTACAGTGGCATATCGTACTGCAAGCTACGCAAACTCAGTGGCTTTCAGCGAAAAACCATTGCAGCCAGGTGAGATATTCCTGGTGGAGATTGAAAAGACTGAAGGAGGATGGAGCGGACACATGCGACTGGGACTTACTCTTATAGATCCTGCTTCCATGAGCAATAGTCTGCCAGAATTTACTATACCTGATCTTGTCAGATTGGGGAACACATGGATATTTGCTATTACCAGGAGTCACACTATATGGGATAGCTTTGAAGGCTATG GTGAAGGAATACCGTCAGGAGAAAAGAAACTAATCACAGATGGGGTCAATGTGCAAACTTCTCGTGGAGTTATACCATTCAGTGCTCTTAGACCAAATATAATTGATCCTTCCCAGTACATTTTACCTACTGATGCTGGTAGTCGTATTGGGATCATGTATGTGCCACAGGCTGGCTCGGACAAGGCTGAGATACACTTCATAATAAATGGGGAAGATCAAGGTGTGTGTGGGAAAGACATACCTTACAAGGCAGGACCTTTATACGCAGTAGTTGATGTATATGGTACTACAAAACAAGTCAGAATAGTGCAGTTATATGGTG TATCTACCCTACAAAGTGCCTGCCGTGATGCTATACTACAGTATACCAAAAGGAATGCAGTTGATTCGCTTCCACTTCCACGGGTTCTAAAAGATTATTTACTGTATCAGTCACAGTAA